A window of the Myxococcus virescens genome harbors these coding sequences:
- a CDS encoding multidrug effflux MFS transporter produces MTTPSTQSTEKGTLGLELLLGTLTAFAPLSIDMYLPALPRIAEDLQSTAPAIQLTLASCFAGLALGQLFTGPLIDRFGRTRPLYAGLALYVLGSLGCALAPSATMLVAMRFVQSLGGSVALVVPRAVVRDLWSGANAARTMSRLMLVMGVAPILAPLLGGMVLQYSGWRAIFVVLAAVGAVALAFVLKSLPETAPPHVASQTMRSRLGALMKDPDFVGPALAGGFAQAGMFAYIAGSPFVFISLYGIPEEHFGWFFGVNAMGLIAVAQLNRKLVTHLPLHRLLRLALSLCVVAAVAVLAVAWTGFMGLWGIAVTLFFFVSAMGLVGPNAAAIALERHATRAGMASAALGALQFTAAAGASWAVSTFNNGTAMPMAGVMVAMALLAWLAAFFGLRVRTRQQEAGEGAQAHGSRIVSSSSAP; encoded by the coding sequence ATGACCACGCCTTCGACCCAGTCCACTGAGAAGGGCACACTCGGCCTCGAGTTGCTGCTGGGAACGCTGACCGCGTTCGCACCGCTCTCCATCGACATGTATCTGCCGGCGCTGCCGCGCATCGCGGAGGACCTGCAATCCACCGCGCCCGCCATCCAGCTCACGCTCGCGTCGTGCTTCGCGGGCTTGGCGCTGGGCCAGCTCTTCACGGGGCCGCTCATCGACCGCTTCGGGCGCACGCGTCCGCTCTACGCGGGCCTGGCGCTGTACGTCCTGGGCTCGCTCGGCTGCGCGCTGGCACCGTCGGCGACCATGCTGGTGGCCATGCGCTTCGTGCAGTCGCTCGGTGGCTCGGTGGCATTGGTCGTTCCACGCGCCGTGGTGCGCGACTTGTGGTCCGGCGCCAACGCCGCGCGGACGATGTCGCGGCTGATGCTGGTCATGGGCGTAGCGCCCATCCTCGCGCCGCTGCTGGGCGGAATGGTGCTCCAGTACTCGGGATGGCGGGCCATCTTCGTGGTGCTGGCGGCGGTGGGCGCGGTGGCGCTGGCCTTCGTGCTGAAGTCGCTGCCGGAGACGGCGCCGCCGCACGTGGCTTCGCAGACGATGCGCTCCCGGCTGGGTGCATTGATGAAGGACCCGGACTTCGTGGGCCCCGCACTGGCCGGAGGCTTCGCGCAGGCGGGCATGTTCGCGTACATCGCGGGTTCGCCGTTCGTGTTCATCTCGCTGTATGGCATTCCGGAGGAGCACTTCGGCTGGTTCTTCGGCGTCAATGCGATGGGGTTGATTGCGGTGGCGCAGCTCAACCGCAAGCTGGTGACCCACCTTCCGCTGCACCGGCTGCTGCGTCTGGCATTGAGCCTGTGCGTCGTCGCGGCGGTGGCCGTGCTGGCGGTGGCGTGGACCGGCTTCATGGGCCTGTGGGGCATCGCCGTCACGCTGTTCTTCTTCGTGTCGGCCATGGGCCTGGTGGGACCCAACGCGGCTGCGATTGCGCTGGAGCGGCATGCCACGCGCGCGGGCATGGCGTCGGCCGCGCTGGGCGCGCTCCAGTTCACCGCTGCGGCCGGCGCGTCGTGGGCCGTGAGCACGTTCAACAATGGCACCGCGATGCCCATGGCCGGAGTCATGGTCGCCATGGCATTGCTTGCGTGGCTCGCCGCGTTCTTCGGGCTCCGGGTGCGCACGCGCCAGCAGGAGGCAGGGGAGGGTGCCCAAGCGCACGGGTCGCGAATCGTGTCATCGTCCTCCGCGCCATGA
- a CDS encoding general secretion pathway protein GspE, with product MKKRLGDILLERGVVDALQLHSALAYQRKWGVPLGQVVVDQRFSTAQQVLEALAFQAGMQTVDLDVQPPDASLTWLIPERVAEAHRVVPLKLEGQGGRDSVLVVAIAAPASLASLDAVKSVSGKRRVVAKLASDASIRRAIGQLYRGETGEAVPRRPGMESFSLPEADESMPMVLGGSMAELTNMEAPGGEDGLPLLGSLEEVVVQAQAVPAEMRRLVQAIRAMPEPLAAVAQPLPLEAGRSEQAATPATTEGLHLTQVSRPGSTKAPFTARAMQRTAGTRNHVLPALPVLTAAQPEPMAQVLVYGWGEEATTGLVRVTSEAGLRVRVASTEELLAANAAQVVVAPLPAMEALPRQIHAQVLVAGKMPEQDLPRAQAVGARGFLAAPVDPDLLLRAVRRLARPAGDADLKRAS from the coding sequence ATGAAGAAGCGACTGGGTGACATCCTGCTGGAGCGGGGTGTGGTGGACGCGTTGCAGCTCCACTCGGCGCTGGCGTACCAGCGCAAGTGGGGCGTGCCTTTGGGGCAGGTGGTGGTGGACCAGCGCTTCAGCACCGCGCAGCAGGTGTTGGAGGCCCTGGCCTTCCAGGCGGGAATGCAGACGGTGGACCTGGACGTCCAGCCGCCGGACGCGAGCCTGACCTGGCTGATTCCGGAGCGCGTGGCGGAGGCACACCGGGTGGTGCCGCTGAAGCTGGAAGGGCAGGGTGGCCGGGACTCGGTGTTGGTGGTGGCCATCGCCGCCCCCGCCAGTCTGGCGTCCCTGGACGCGGTGAAGAGCGTGTCCGGCAAGCGCCGCGTGGTGGCCAAGCTGGCGTCGGATGCGTCCATCCGCCGGGCCATTGGACAGCTCTACCGGGGTGAGACCGGTGAGGCGGTACCCCGGCGTCCCGGCATGGAGAGCTTCTCGCTGCCGGAGGCGGACGAGAGCATGCCCATGGTGCTCGGCGGCAGCATGGCGGAGCTGACCAACATGGAGGCTCCTGGCGGTGAGGATGGGCTGCCGCTGCTGGGCTCGCTGGAGGAGGTGGTCGTCCAGGCGCAGGCGGTGCCCGCGGAGATGAGGCGGCTGGTGCAGGCCATCCGCGCCATGCCCGAGCCGCTCGCCGCTGTCGCGCAGCCGCTGCCCCTGGAGGCAGGGCGCTCCGAACAGGCCGCGACGCCTGCCACGACGGAGGGCTTGCACCTGACGCAGGTCTCGCGGCCTGGGTCCACGAAGGCGCCGTTCACTGCGCGCGCCATGCAGCGCACGGCCGGAACGCGGAACCACGTCCTCCCGGCGTTGCCCGTGCTCACGGCCGCGCAGCCGGAGCCCATGGCTCAGGTCCTGGTGTACGGCTGGGGTGAGGAGGCCACCACCGGGCTGGTGCGCGTGACGTCCGAGGCGGGCCTGCGGGTTCGGGTCGCTAGCACGGAGGAGCTGCTCGCGGCGAACGCGGCCCAGGTCGTGGTAGCGCCGCTGCCAGCGATGGAGGCGCTGCCGCGTCAGATCCACGCGCAGGTGCTGGTCGCCGGCAAGATGCCGGAACAGGACCTGCCTCGCGCCCAGGCGGTGGGGGCCCGCGGCTTCCTCGCCGCTCCGGTGGATCCGGATCTCCTCCTGCGCGCGGTGCGGCGGCTGGCGCGCCCCGCTGGTGACGCGGACCTCAAGCGCGCCAGCTGA
- a CDS encoding ArsR/SmtB family transcription factor encodes MMHTEPGVFGAISHPARRRMLDLLVDGDRPVNSIAENFEMSRPAVSQHLRVLLDAGLVTEQRHGRERRYRLVPERLEPVRDWIAHYERFWDDNFARLRRHLEKGDKQQ; translated from the coding sequence ATGATGCACACCGAGCCAGGGGTGTTCGGAGCGATCAGCCATCCGGCGCGGCGCCGCATGCTCGACCTGCTGGTCGACGGCGACCGCCCGGTGAATTCAATCGCCGAGAACTTCGAGATGAGCCGCCCGGCGGTGTCACAGCACCTGCGCGTGCTGCTCGATGCGGGCCTCGTCACCGAGCAACGGCACGGCAGGGAACGGCGGTACCGCCTCGTGCCGGAGCGACTGGAGCCGGTGCGCGACTGGATCGCTCACTACGAGCGGTTCTGGGACGACAACTTCGCCCGCCTGCGGCGGCACCTTGAGAAAGGCGACAAGCAGCAATGA
- a CDS encoding Uma2 family endonuclease, with protein MSDGSIECPPQPVILGGAVIEGIIPLANHSMLSALPSGWVGEILDEELVASPRPTAAQTRAAFMLGVELGEQLDKRRGGSGRWCFLRAPELHLGHDMLVPDMAGWRRERVDVPFEPDVPFLTLVPDWVCEVLTPSTAALDRARKLPLYARAGVSHVWLVDPAARTLEVYQRVKRGWLLTGSYEDDALVRADPFPSSTLELGSLWLPEGAEKPSLLVAVP; from the coding sequence GTGTCAGACGGCTCCATAGAATGCCCGCCTCAACCGGTGATTCTCGGAGGCGCTGTGATTGAAGGCATCATCCCCCTGGCGAACCATTCGATGCTCTCGGCCCTGCCCTCGGGCTGGGTGGGGGAGATTCTGGACGAGGAGCTGGTCGCCTCGCCTCGTCCCACGGCCGCGCAGACACGCGCGGCCTTCATGTTGGGCGTGGAGCTGGGTGAGCAGCTCGACAAGCGCCGTGGCGGCAGTGGCCGCTGGTGCTTCTTGCGCGCGCCCGAGCTGCACCTCGGTCACGACATGCTCGTGCCGGACATGGCCGGCTGGCGCCGTGAGCGCGTGGACGTCCCCTTCGAGCCGGACGTCCCCTTCCTCACGCTGGTGCCGGACTGGGTCTGCGAGGTGCTGACGCCCTCCACCGCCGCGTTGGACCGCGCGCGCAAGCTGCCGCTCTACGCGCGCGCGGGCGTGTCACACGTGTGGCTGGTGGACCCCGCCGCGCGCACGCTGGAGGTGTACCAGCGCGTCAAGCGGGGCTGGCTCCTGACGGGGAGCTACGAGGATGACGCGCTGGTGCGGGCCGACCCCTTCCCGTCCTCGACGCTGGAGCTGGGCTCGCTGTGGCTGCCCGAGGGCGCCGAGAAGCCCTCGCTGCTGGTGGCTGTTCCGTGA
- a CDS encoding M16 family metallopeptidase, giving the protein MKRRTPLSLVAALMMVAGTPVWAQTPAAANKAPATQTVVTKNKAKGRALAPVTSVEGISEYRLPNGLKVLLFPDPTKPTVTVNVTYFVGSKHEGYGETGMAHLLEHLMFKGTPTTRNVPQALTERGARPNGTTWLDRTNYYETLPASDANLRWALSFEADRMVNSFIAKKDLDSEMTVVRNEFESGENDPRGILFERVMSAAYIWHSYGKSTIGARSDLENVPIDRLQAFYRKYYRPDNAMLVVAGRFDEAKALSMIQDTFGKLKKPSLPLPATYTAEPTQDGEREVQLRRVGDTALLTSLYHVPEGAHPDFAAIDVLTLVMGNNPSGRLYKSMVETKKASRVSASNLQLRDPGIIVFSAEMRDDQPVAAAREALLKTVEDASRTPFTEEEVNRAKATLSKYIDLTINNSERVAINLSEWEATGDWRLLFLHRDRIEAVTPEDVTRVAAAYLKSSNRTLGTFIPTPKPDRAELPAPVDVAKMMEGFKGRDAVAQGEAFDPSPANIESRVQRGELPGGVKYAVLPKKTRGNMVNVSLTLRWGTEEALRGKSDAAQYAGRMLMRGTKKRTRQQLQDAFDKLKARVGVDGGSTGASVSIECPRDSLPEVLKLVAEVMREPAFDEKEFAMLKQERLASLESERSEPQTLGNIAFWRSLSGHYPKGHPYYVATLDERIAGVKDTTLEQARAFHKAFYGASNGELAVVGDFESKDIVALAGTLLGDWKSPAPYQRVQQVFGGGASASVALETPDKANAYYMAGQSLKLRKDDKDWPALVLGNFVLGGGFLNSRLATRIRQQDGLSYGVASSLDASDVDEVGTFFTYAIYAPENAARLETAMREEVTRAVQKGYSAEELQKARTGILEYRQSARAQDGSLARQLASYLFLGRTLAFDAALEQKLTQLKPEDVRKAMERHLDWTKVTQVRAGDFATAQKKAAPAAKVPAAP; this is encoded by the coding sequence ATGAAGCGTCGTACCCCGCTCTCCCTGGTGGCGGCCCTGATGATGGTGGCCGGCACTCCAGTGTGGGCCCAGACTCCCGCCGCCGCCAACAAGGCCCCCGCCACCCAGACCGTTGTCACGAAGAACAAGGCGAAGGGCCGCGCGCTCGCCCCCGTGACGAGCGTGGAAGGCATCTCCGAGTACCGCCTGCCCAACGGGCTGAAGGTGCTCCTCTTTCCCGACCCCACCAAGCCCACGGTGACGGTCAACGTGACGTACTTCGTGGGCAGCAAGCACGAAGGCTACGGCGAGACGGGCATGGCCCATCTGCTGGAGCACCTGATGTTCAAGGGCACGCCCACCACGCGCAACGTGCCCCAGGCGCTCACCGAGCGCGGCGCCCGGCCCAACGGCACCACCTGGCTGGACCGCACCAACTATTACGAGACGCTGCCGGCCTCCGACGCCAACCTCCGCTGGGCCCTGTCCTTCGAAGCCGACCGCATGGTCAACAGCTTCATCGCGAAGAAGGACCTCGACAGCGAGATGACCGTCGTCCGCAACGAGTTCGAGTCCGGTGAGAACGACCCGCGCGGCATCCTCTTCGAGCGCGTGATGAGCGCCGCGTACATCTGGCACAGCTACGGCAAGTCCACCATCGGCGCGCGCTCCGACTTGGAGAACGTCCCCATCGACCGGCTCCAGGCCTTCTACCGGAAGTACTACCGGCCGGATAACGCCATGCTGGTGGTGGCGGGCCGCTTCGACGAGGCCAAGGCCCTGTCGATGATTCAGGACACCTTCGGCAAGCTGAAGAAGCCCAGCCTGCCCCTGCCCGCCACGTACACCGCCGAGCCCACGCAGGACGGCGAGCGCGAGGTGCAGCTGCGCCGCGTGGGCGACACCGCGCTGCTCACCAGCCTGTACCACGTGCCCGAAGGCGCGCACCCCGACTTCGCGGCCATCGACGTGCTGACGCTGGTCATGGGCAACAACCCCTCCGGGCGCCTCTACAAGTCGATGGTGGAGACGAAGAAGGCCTCGCGCGTGAGCGCGTCGAACCTCCAGCTTCGCGACCCGGGCATCATCGTCTTCAGCGCGGAGATGCGTGACGACCAACCGGTGGCCGCGGCCCGCGAGGCGCTGCTGAAGACGGTGGAGGACGCGTCCCGCACGCCGTTCACCGAGGAAGAGGTCAACCGGGCCAAGGCCACGTTGTCCAAGTACATCGATCTCACCATCAACAACTCCGAGCGCGTCGCCATCAACCTGTCGGAGTGGGAGGCCACCGGTGACTGGCGCCTGCTCTTCCTGCACCGCGACCGCATCGAGGCCGTGACGCCCGAGGACGTGACGCGCGTGGCGGCCGCCTACCTCAAGTCCTCCAACCGGACGCTGGGCACCTTCATCCCCACGCCGAAGCCGGACCGCGCGGAGCTGCCGGCGCCAGTGGACGTGGCGAAGATGATGGAGGGCTTCAAGGGCCGTGACGCCGTGGCGCAGGGCGAGGCGTTCGACCCTTCACCGGCCAACATCGAGTCGCGCGTGCAGCGCGGTGAGCTGCCGGGCGGCGTGAAGTACGCGGTGCTGCCGAAGAAGACGCGCGGCAACATGGTGAACGTGTCCCTCACCCTGCGCTGGGGCACCGAGGAGGCCCTGCGCGGCAAGTCGGACGCGGCGCAGTACGCCGGACGCATGCTGATGCGCGGCACGAAGAAGCGCACGCGGCAGCAGCTCCAGGACGCGTTCGACAAGCTGAAGGCGCGCGTGGGCGTGGATGGCGGCAGCACCGGCGCCTCCGTCTCCATCGAGTGCCCGCGGGACAGCCTGCCGGAAGTCCTCAAGCTGGTGGCCGAGGTGATGCGCGAGCCCGCCTTCGACGAGAAGGAGTTCGCCATGCTGAAGCAGGAGCGGCTGGCGTCGCTGGAGTCCGAGCGCAGTGAGCCGCAGACGCTGGGCAACATCGCCTTCTGGCGTTCGCTGTCGGGCCACTACCCGAAGGGCCACCCCTACTACGTGGCCACGTTGGACGAGCGCATCGCCGGGGTGAAGGACACCACGCTGGAGCAAGCGCGCGCCTTCCACAAGGCCTTCTACGGCGCGTCGAATGGCGAGCTGGCCGTGGTGGGTGACTTCGAGTCCAAGGACATCGTGGCGCTCGCCGGCACCCTGCTGGGCGACTGGAAGAGCCCCGCGCCGTACCAGCGCGTGCAGCAGGTGTTCGGCGGCGGTGCGTCCGCGTCCGTCGCGCTGGAGACGCCGGACAAGGCCAACGCGTACTACATGGCGGGCCAGTCGTTGAAGCTTCGCAAGGACGACAAGGATTGGCCGGCGCTGGTGCTGGGCAACTTCGTGTTGGGCGGCGGCTTCCTCAACTCGCGGCTGGCCACGCGCATCCGTCAGCAGGACGGCCTCTCCTACGGCGTGGCCAGCAGCCTGGACGCGAGCGACGTCGACGAGGTGGGCACCTTCTTCACGTATGCCATCTACGCCCCGGAGAACGCGGCCCGGTTGGAGACGGCCATGCGTGAAGAGGTGACTCGCGCGGTGCAGAAGGGCTACTCGGCGGAGGAGCTGCAGAAGGCGCGCACGGGCATCCTGGAGTACCGGCAATCGGCGCGGGCGCAGGACGGCAGCCTCGCGCGGCAGCTCGCCAGCTACCTGTTCCTGGGCCGCACGCTGGCCTTCGATGCGGCGCTGGAGCAGAAGCTGACCCAGCTCAAGCCGGAGGACGTGCGCAAGGCCATGGAGCGTCACCTGGACTGGACGAAGGTGACGCAGGTGCGCGCGGGAGACTTCGCCACCGCGCAGAAGAAGGCCGCGCCCGCCGCGAAGGTCCCCGCCGCGCCGTGA
- a CDS encoding cysteine dioxygenase, with the protein MNAMRLGEWVELLREKAGGMPGLEGVGDGLAGLVLEPASLQPYLHFRRGRYTRNLIYRDARLEVLLNCWDAGTFSPIHDHDGQECWFSVQSGAFVLENYTLEAGGLGPGPARLGPPVRVGPMGAGFVDFRCPEAPIHRVTATGGPAVSLHVYAGPVDRCLVFDTRRQRCVSRELRYHSVFGRPLAPLPEAPAPSVPL; encoded by the coding sequence ATGAACGCCATGCGTCTGGGCGAATGGGTGGAGCTCCTTCGGGAGAAGGCGGGCGGGATGCCGGGCCTGGAGGGCGTGGGAGACGGCCTGGCGGGCCTAGTGCTGGAGCCGGCCAGCCTCCAGCCCTACCTGCACTTCCGACGAGGGCGCTACACGCGCAACCTCATCTACCGGGATGCCAGGTTGGAGGTGCTGCTGAACTGCTGGGACGCGGGCACCTTCTCCCCCATCCACGACCATGACGGGCAGGAGTGCTGGTTCAGCGTCCAGTCGGGGGCCTTCGTGCTGGAGAACTACACGCTGGAAGCGGGGGGCCTGGGGCCGGGGCCGGCCCGGCTGGGGCCTCCCGTCAGGGTAGGCCCCATGGGCGCGGGCTTCGTCGACTTCCGCTGCCCGGAGGCCCCCATCCACCGCGTCACCGCGACGGGAGGCCCCGCCGTCTCACTGCACGTCTACGCGGGGCCGGTGGACCGGTGCCTCGTCTTCGACACGCGACGGCAGCGCTGTGTCTCCAGGGAGCTGCGCTACCACTCCGTGTTCGGCCGCCCGCTGGCCCCGTTGCCGGAAGCGCCGGCACCCTCGGTCCCACTTTGA
- a CDS encoding DoxX family protein, with protein MNIFFWILQAVLALLFLAGGSYKAFSFQQLASQFSEVPLGAWRALGFLEMAGGVLLIIPAAFKWMPSLTAHAAAVLTFETFALAVLYARHSTKLSPENPMLWSLVTGVLLAFVTYGRYVLKPVVAAAA; from the coding sequence ATGAACATCTTCTTCTGGATTCTTCAGGCCGTCCTCGCGCTGCTGTTTCTCGCAGGCGGGTCGTACAAGGCATTCTCTTTCCAGCAGCTCGCGAGCCAGTTCAGCGAGGTCCCCCTCGGAGCATGGCGGGCGCTCGGCTTCCTTGAGATGGCCGGTGGCGTGCTGCTCATCATCCCGGCGGCGTTCAAGTGGATGCCCAGCCTCACCGCGCACGCGGCCGCGGTGCTCACGTTCGAGACGTTCGCGCTCGCCGTGCTGTACGCGCGTCATTCGACGAAGCTGTCGCCCGAGAACCCGATGCTCTGGTCGCTCGTGACGGGCGTGCTGCTCGCCTTCGTCACGTACGGCCGCTACGTCCTCAAGCCGGTGGTGGCAGCCGCCGCGTGA
- a CDS encoding SRPBCC family protein produces MTTKTIRRELKFTQSPAVVWRALANSEALADWMYPNDFEPRVGHRFTFRVPPDPRAKFDGLIVHCEVLRCAPPSELEFTWVVGEGWLDTRVRYRLEADGDGTRVLFEHSGFKEDQAFHGAEYGWKMMHGKLTKALEKASDNPALKA; encoded by the coding sequence ATGACGACAAAGACAATCCGACGGGAGCTGAAGTTCACCCAGTCGCCCGCCGTCGTGTGGCGCGCGCTCGCGAACAGCGAGGCGCTCGCTGACTGGATGTACCCGAACGACTTCGAGCCGCGCGTCGGGCATCGCTTCACCTTCCGCGTGCCTCCGGACCCTCGCGCCAAGTTCGATGGACTCATCGTGCACTGCGAAGTGCTCCGGTGCGCGCCTCCGTCCGAGCTCGAGTTCACGTGGGTCGTTGGCGAGGGCTGGCTGGATACCCGCGTCCGCTACCGGCTCGAAGCCGATGGCGATGGGACGCGCGTCCTCTTCGAGCACTCCGGCTTCAAGGAGGACCAGGCGTTCCACGGCGCCGAGTACGGCTGGAAGATGATGCACGGAAAGCTCACCAAGGCACTCGAGAAGGCATCCGACAACCCGGCCCTCAAGGCCTGA
- a CDS encoding alpha/beta fold hydrolase: MTSTSRTVQGPTGQLAVTDTGNGGLPVVFVHSNASRREQWASQQAHLKQRSVSFDLRGMGDSELDAQGRYGAEDMAHDIHAVATALDLERFVLVGHSFGGYVAAEYARGWPERLAGLVIVDAAGTMPPLPPEQLQGFHEGTRPESYRAFMDAWFTPILQNAKPHTHESVMRWLHATPREVVVGALESMLTFNSDRVLERYKGPLHTLVVDAFIQPNAYHLLYPGTPHTVFSGVSHWLMMDAPERFNAALDAFLATLPPQ; this comes from the coding sequence ATGACTTCCACCTCGCGCACCGTCCAGGGACCCACGGGCCAGCTCGCAGTCACCGACACTGGCAATGGTGGCCTCCCCGTCGTCTTCGTCCACAGCAACGCCTCCCGGCGTGAGCAATGGGCCTCGCAGCAAGCACATTTGAAGCAGCGCTCCGTGTCCTTCGACCTGCGTGGCATGGGCGACTCGGAGCTCGACGCCCAGGGCCGCTACGGCGCCGAGGACATGGCCCATGACATCCACGCGGTGGCCACGGCCCTGGACCTGGAGCGCTTCGTCCTGGTGGGCCACAGCTTCGGCGGCTACGTCGCGGCGGAGTACGCCCGTGGCTGGCCTGAACGACTTGCCGGGCTCGTCATCGTGGATGCCGCGGGGACGATGCCACCGCTTCCGCCCGAACAGCTCCAAGGCTTCCACGAAGGCACACGGCCCGAGTCCTACCGCGCCTTCATGGACGCCTGGTTCACGCCCATCCTCCAGAACGCGAAGCCACACACGCACGAGTCGGTGATGCGCTGGCTCCATGCCACGCCGCGCGAGGTGGTGGTCGGCGCGCTGGAGAGCATGCTCACGTTCAATTCGGACCGTGTGCTGGAACGCTACAAGGGCCCTCTCCACACGCTCGTCGTTGATGCCTTCATCCAGCCCAATGCCTACCACCTCCTGTACCCGGGCACGCCGCACACCGTGTTCTCAGGTGTCAGCCATTGGCTGATGATGGATGCACCGGAGCGCTTCAACGCCGCGCTGGATGCATTCCTCGCCACACTGCCGCCCCAGTAA
- the sppA gene encoding signal peptide peptidase SppA has translation MKRFFIGALAFVGALSVLFVVGLVGLMLLASASKPGVPSNLVLELDLEDPLSEHGGGDSLVGAFGEEPTTVRDVVEALEKAGDDARVKSLLVRIGHPGTPAATQELRDAVKAFRAKGKKAVAYSDTFGELGNSTLGYYLASAFDEIYIQPSGDVNINGLAFELPFAREAFTRLGVTPRYFARYEYKNAINSYTEQDFTAPHREATEGFTNSLFGQIVRGIAEDRGLTEDVVRGLIDKAPLMAQEAVEAKLVTGLRYRDEVLGGLKEQAGEGARFLYVKKYLERAGRPNVSGNTIALVYGVGEVMRGKNQSNPLSGGQSMGAESVAAALRKATEDSRVKAIVFRVDSPGGSYVASDTVRREVQRAKEAGKPVIVTMGSYAASGGYFVAMEADRIVAHPGTLTGSIGVYAGKFVTAGFWEKLGVNFDSVAAGKNAEMFGSDADYTPEQQARLDASLDRIYADFTTRAAASRKLPLEKLQSLAKGRVWTGEDALAHGLVDALGGYPKALALAKEAAKLPADARVNVEVYPRKKPASAVLSELLGQTGDNSEDDATSISVLSPWTTLVAGVRQVYAVGARMGLFEGTRGELYAPMPEASW, from the coding sequence ATGAAACGATTCTTCATCGGCGCGCTGGCCTTCGTCGGCGCGCTGTCTGTCCTCTTCGTGGTGGGCCTCGTGGGCCTGATGCTGCTCGCGTCCGCGAGCAAGCCCGGGGTGCCCTCCAACCTCGTGCTCGAGCTGGACCTGGAAGACCCGCTGTCGGAGCACGGGGGAGGGGACTCGCTGGTGGGAGCCTTTGGCGAGGAACCCACCACGGTGCGTGACGTGGTGGAGGCGCTGGAGAAGGCCGGAGACGACGCGCGCGTGAAGTCCCTGCTGGTGCGCATCGGCCATCCGGGGACGCCGGCCGCCACGCAGGAGCTGCGCGACGCGGTGAAGGCCTTCCGCGCCAAGGGCAAGAAGGCAGTGGCGTACTCCGACACCTTCGGCGAGCTGGGCAACAGCACGCTGGGCTACTACCTGGCGTCCGCCTTCGACGAAATCTACATCCAGCCGTCGGGCGACGTGAACATCAACGGGCTCGCCTTCGAGCTGCCCTTCGCGCGCGAGGCCTTCACCAGGCTGGGCGTGACGCCGCGCTACTTCGCCCGCTACGAGTACAAGAACGCCATCAACTCCTACACGGAGCAGGACTTCACCGCGCCGCACCGCGAGGCCACCGAGGGCTTCACGAACAGCCTCTTCGGCCAGATTGTGCGCGGCATCGCCGAGGACCGCGGGCTGACGGAGGACGTCGTGCGCGGCCTCATCGACAAGGCGCCGCTGATGGCCCAGGAGGCGGTGGAGGCGAAGCTGGTGACGGGCCTGCGCTACCGGGACGAGGTGCTCGGCGGGCTGAAGGAGCAGGCCGGCGAGGGCGCGCGCTTTCTCTATGTGAAGAAGTACCTGGAGCGCGCCGGCAGGCCGAACGTGTCCGGGAACACCATTGCCCTGGTGTACGGCGTGGGCGAGGTGATGCGCGGGAAGAACCAGTCCAACCCGCTGTCGGGCGGACAGTCCATGGGCGCGGAGAGCGTCGCCGCGGCGCTGCGCAAGGCCACCGAGGACTCGCGCGTGAAGGCCATTGTCTTCCGCGTGGACAGCCCGGGCGGCAGCTACGTGGCCAGTGACACCGTCCGCCGCGAGGTGCAGCGCGCGAAGGAGGCGGGCAAGCCCGTCATCGTCACCATGGGCAGCTACGCCGCCAGCGGTGGCTACTTCGTCGCCATGGAGGCGGACCGCATCGTCGCGCATCCGGGCACGCTCACCGGCAGCATCGGCGTGTACGCGGGCAAGTTCGTCACGGCGGGCTTCTGGGAGAAGCTGGGGGTGAACTTCGACAGCGTGGCCGCGGGGAAGAACGCGGAGATGTTCGGCTCGGACGCGGACTACACGCCGGAGCAGCAGGCCCGCCTGGACGCGTCGCTGGACCGCATCTACGCGGACTTCACGACGCGCGCGGCGGCCAGCCGGAAGCTCCCGCTGGAGAAGCTGCAGTCGCTGGCCAAGGGCCGCGTGTGGACGGGCGAGGACGCCCTGGCGCACGGGCTGGTGGATGCGCTGGGCGGCTACCCGAAGGCGCTCGCTCTGGCGAAGGAGGCCGCGAAGCTGCCGGCCGACGCCCGCGTCAACGTGGAGGTGTACCCGCGCAAGAAGCCCGCGTCCGCGGTCCTCTCCGAGCTGCTGGGCCAGACGGGTGACAACAGCGAGGACGACGCCACCTCCATCAGCGTCCTGTCCCCCTGGACCACCCTGGTGGCGGGCGTGCGCCAGGTGTACGCCGTGGGCGCGCGCATGGGCCTCTTCGAGGGCACGCGCGGCGAGCTCTACGCCCCCATGCCCGAAGCGAGCTGGTAG